atctttattcattgtacACCAACATTATCAAGGAAAAATGGGCAGCATGTTTCATGATGGAAACATTCATTCTTGGAATGTGTAGTACTCAACTCAGCGAGAGTTTAAATTCAAGTTTAAGACATGCATGAAACCAAGCATTGATATAAACCAATTCTTCAAACACTTTTGGATAGTAGTTGAAGAGAAACGATATAACAAGTCAACATGTGAGTATGAGTCTAGACATAAACTATCAAGGATAGGATATGAACGTTCACCAATTCTAATTCAACTTGTAGAGATGTAGACTCATACAATTTTTGACATATTCCACGACGAGTTAGCATTATTTCcattgcttatcaaaaaaaaaaaatattgtgtctCTGTTGTAAAATTGTTTATTTACCGGTATACTACAAATGTGATAATATATCTAGGCTATCTTGAGAATTGTTCATAATAGTAAAAAATCCATGACTTGTTAAGCTTCTTTACCGGTATACTACAAATGCTGATAATATATCTATCGCTAATACTATGAGAAAGAGAATATTGATTGCACAACAATGTTGATAATAAATCTAACGTTAATACTGTTATAATATTGTTGGTGATAATGGCAGATCAGCTGACCTGGTATTAATTATGATAATGGAATGGAACCAacgatgaattttttttttgcagaCCAAAGATTAAATCGTAATGATGTTGAGCAGCAATCATTATCCAACATAGATGGTTGTTTTTAAGGTAGTGTTAATCAACTGTGGTCCTAAGAAAGGGATGAATGAACAACCACCTATGAAAGAAGTTTTTGCAAGATATAGCActtttaatattaaaactaagcacatgtcaatatatttttttaatttgatatcCGGTCTTATGAAAAATTAGTAGGGTGTGCATCGATTAATGATCAGACTAAGTTGAACCTGTTTTGGATTTTAAGACTgtttcattaaattttttttttttattttacaacaaattttttttttttaaaaccaatttATATGTGAATCGGTTCACTTCTAaactgatttttaaaaaaaaccaattttaacaaaaaaaaacacttttaagTCGGTTTTGTGctaaactaattttttattttctttaaaaaaatagttttaaaaaaaaaacaattttaaaccgATTTAAAAAATCTCCTGTGTTTGTTTATACGGTAAAACTAGCCAATTttgtaatataaaatattttattctgtttaacgtttttcttatttattttcttacttatcaaatttcttcttgatttagaATATTAAATCCCATGACCTATATTGTTGTGCAATGTCAAAATGTGTCTTTAGTTGCGTAAATCAATTATTGTGTTAAGAATAAATGAAAGAGTTGAATGATTGACAAGGTTAAGAAGATAAGATATTTGTTTAACTCAGATGAGTGTTATGATATGAGTTGGGGTGTGCATGGGTAAACAAGCAAAACAGTGCATACAAAGAGATCAAGCGATCCAGCTATCAAAAGGACAAAACCAAACTAAGCCTATGGCATCATGAGACTACCTAGATATGTTCTAAGTTTGGGCTTTGTCCAAGCCTGGTACACAATTGTATCAATGATCTTTGGCCCTACTTCATTTTTCTGACAGTCCTTCCCAAAGCATCTCTCGTTACGATAGGCCCACACCTCATAGACCGTTTCAGCTATTGCGCATTTGAGAAGTTCACAACTGTTTCCTTCCCTTTGCACATATTTGTCAGCCAATTGAGCTCTTCATCCCATCCTTTGGGTATATGACGAATATTAATTTTgggctaaatttttttttgttttatttcgaGCCCACTTATTGTATCAATGTGtttaagtttattattattattattattattattattattattattattattattattattattattattattattattattatgagtaCCGGTTTATATTTagataacaaaataaatatttggttttatattttaaaatttagattgtgttttaaaaagtgaaataaatTAGATATGAATTTAGTTAAGAGTAAATGATTTTTTACACACCCTTAGGAATTAATTTAAAGGAATTCACACAACAAGGAGATTAATTGTATTGTACTTAACAAAAAATCAAATTTGAGACTTAAAAAAAGCACACTAGTTAGTATTAAAACATGCTACCACGTTCATTAAAATGTTATTATCTGTTTCAAAAATTACACTATAAAAAAGACAAATGTGTATTTGACAAATGGCCAAGATAATAACACTTCTCTATCAATCTTAAAGCTGATACGTGGCTACGCTAAATCAACTTCTTCCATCAcattttataacttttattttgattttttcctgTTATTCTTTTTTGGAttgattaaattatgcaaaaacaACTATATAGAGAAGTATTCACGATTGTTCAGCTATATTAAGCTATTTTTCTAGTGCAGTTTATCGTTTTACATGTTCAATTGAGTCCAATTTTTACCGTGGAATTTCACATAATATTCCTAATTTCTTATGTTCCTGATAACAAAAGAACAACAAAATCAATAAACTAAAGtcgaaaataaaatttaaggttTACCTCCAACTATTGTTGCATTGTTGTGAGTGTACTGCCTTTGATTCTTCCAAACTCTTGCAGTGTTGAACAACACCTTTATAGCTCTGATCCCGAAGTGCAAAAACCCTTCCTCACCAAAATACTTTAGGCCCATTAGTTTGTGCAACGTTGAAATGAAGGTGGTTACAAaagtcatagcaaataggttgaaGAGAATCCTTCCTGAAATAATTGATGAAGAGCAAAGCGCTTTTGTCTAAGGAAGGCTTATTACGAACAATGCGTTAATTGTGATGGAATGCTTTCATTGGCTTAAGAAGAAGACTAAAGGAAAGAAGGGGGTGATGGCGATAAAACTTGATATGTCAAAAGCTTATGACCGACTTGAGTGGGATTTTGTGGCTGCAACATTAAGGACCATGGGATTCCCTGTGAACTTCACGAACCTTATCACTAAATGCATCTCCTCGGTGTCGTACCAAATCTTGATAAACGGTCAAGCCAGCAAGAGTTTCATTACGGAGAGAGGACTCTGTCAAGGGGATCCTCTGTTCCCGTATCTTTTCATAATGTGTGCTAATGTTTTTTCAGGTCTGATTAAGAAAACAGTTAGTGAAGGGAAGCTACACGGCATTCAAATTGCGAGGAAAGCACCGGCAATTTCTCACCTATTTTTCGCAGATGATAGCCTTCTCTTTGCTAGAGCAAACACCGTGGAAGCTAATTGCATCATGGATATTCTCCACAGATACCAGATGAACTCCGGCCAGGTTGTTAATCTTGACAAATTTGAGGCTTCGTTCAGTCGAAACGTGGAAGAGGATAGTAGAGATATGATCTGTAACAGGATGGGGATAAAGACGGTTACGAGCCATTTGAGATATTTAGGATTTCCGGTGGTATTTGGAAGATCAAAGAAGGATATCTTTGCGTTGGTCAAGGAAAGAATGTGGAAGAAGATGAAAGGGTGGAAGGGAAGGTTCCTCTTTAGAGCTGGTAAAGAAATTCTCACCAAGTCGTTCGCCCAAGCAATTCCCAGCAACATCAAGAGCTGTTACAAGCTGCCCGAGGGATGCTGTCAAGAGATTGAAGGCATGATTGCGAAATTTTGGTGGGGATCAAAAGAAGGTAATCGAAAGATTCACTGGCAAAGCTGGGACAGAATGGCGTGCACTAATGGGGAGGGTGGTCTTGGCTTTAGAGGGATTGGAGAATTTAACATAAGTCTTCTAGGGAAACACTATTGGAGACTTTTGATAGGAGGATATTCTTTGCTTAGCAGAGTCCTCAAGAGTAGGTACTATCCTCATGCTCTTTTGAGAATGATACCAGATTaatgaaaaaaactaaaaaataaaagctattgcaatgcgtgcaatattgacaccaatccacGACAAcgacgccaatttgttgaaagtatttgtgggtaaataatttctatatatcgtatccacagggattggtttaatattactgtCGTTCTATAACAAATTATCTTGAGTGAGAAATTATAGTTgggtttattttgttattataaagAAGTTATTAGATTTtaacaaatattaaaactaaaaagttGAAACTTGGTTAACAACAAGAGAAATATGTTGAGCATTAggtttcatcaacctattcctatacaacatATTAATTAACTCATAAGTGAACCATTAtttgaatcatcatcttcatataTCCTCAAAATATATCTCATGTCTGCagatcaaattagataaacttctaCCGGTATGAGACTCGATCTCtcaaaatatcaatatcgataaaaGTAATAAAGCACGATAATAATGAAAACTcattcacaattccatctctgcaaattatgaATGAATCAACATAGTAACCTAGGGTAAAAGTTTAACAttctctttcgatcaaagattaacaataatttaacataaaaacaaggtttcttattgataatgaattcaaataattgttcacaagaattaatcaatggtattacacaatcataggttaactactaacttaaactcaacaaaagagaattagctctccatagacatgaagaacacacaagggtTGATTGAGGAATTCATCATGGTCAATAAAATCTCTTTAATTGATGTAGAATCTTTCTCCAATGGTTGCTATGTGCTTTAGATTCAGACTTCTCTCTTAATTTCGTTCACCAAAGAATCACACCTTTTGATTGGACTTAGGGTTTCTATTTATAAAGTTTGGGCTCGGATAAGCCGTGCCCTCGGCGCGGCACGTAGGCCCGCGGCGCGACCCCAAGGCAGAGGGTTTGGGGCGGCGCGCTTGCTTTCTTCGCGGCGCGCCTTACTGGAAACTTCTCCTTTTTGCTTGTCTTTTGAttcttccagcttcctttcctgTTCATACTCTTATAGGGCTAATtttcagctccaaacctgcatcaataatacccaaAGTGATTCGATTTACTTCACAACATGAACAATACATATGTAATTCAATTCTTACTGAAAAACACATGAAACTATCACACTTTGCTTCAGTTTAGCTCATAACTTGGTCATTATAACCCATGCGAATACCATAAATTCAtccctaacaaactctccccaacttagagttttgtttgtccctaaacaaaagtaCTCACCTTAGTGAAGGCAATGATCTTTCtcaacaatcatgcaacaagttttcttTTAACAAAATTTGAATGGTTCATATCAAATGTCAATCCAAGAGCAATTCATCACACCCTAAACTCAAGATACGCATATGAAACAAACTTCACACataaattaccaccggaaagttcaaaacactacataaACACAGTTAGACCAGCACTAACACTCTCGTCAAAATATATGACGAATAGATAAAGGgttgaacactcatccaaacaatcaaATCAACCATTACTTATGTCATACGTTTACCAAAAGTAGCATCAAATCTTGTGCAATCTGAAAATCGaaaggtctttctagggttgtaatgtggtttagattcaaagaaaaagaagatgttCAAAGGATATCCTATTTAGGGAAGCATTCTAATCATCTCTTTTTTCTTCTTGCTTTTGTTTACCTTGACGGTTCATTTTTCTAGCCACTTTCACCCGCTCTCACAGTTTGATTTAtgaaattctttttctttttctttggaaCTTCTTCTTGTTCCATTTCATTTAACTGTAGAGCTTTTATCTTTTCTTGCCTTTTTTTCAACTTGTTCCTCCTTTTGGCtttcctctccccaacttggatgTCAACCTCTTATCTAATTTATGAATGTTCCCTTACTTTCTAAGAAGGTAAagaagaaaacacatcaccaaatatTTTGGTTGATGTTTTAGCAACAAAAATTCCTTTGAGATCAAGattcaaattttcttttctttctttcgaatattttttttctcttgatctcaggctcaaagaatggttggCAAAGGATCGCACTCTCACAATATAGAATTAAGAACAGATTTGGCTAAGAAACTCTCAATTTGAAACAATTGCCTTAGTCCCTTTAACAGATTTTCACAAGATAATGCTTActatggtttagcatgatacaaaaatgtcaacaagattgatggtctcctgcatttAGTAAAAAGTGgaaggctttcctcacaatggttaaagGCTTACCGATCCAACAATTAATATGTATCATCAAGAAACTTCCAATGGAATTTACTAGTAACTTAAGTTTCATATTTGTATCCAAAAGTTCGGGAGTGTTAGAATTTTACCTGTTTTGTCgcttttcagaagaaaaaaactaTCACTACCATACCATTCAAATGCATATTGCTCcatttttgatcattttcattactCTTCACTTGAGCTTTTCTTTGTGTTTTCGGTACTACTCACTCTAATACcagaaaaacaatttcaaaactgaCATAACACTTTAATACCAGAATTTAAAGAAAAGAACAAGTCATAGTGACCTTAAGGTTCACCAGAGTACAGattaaaaatgcaaaaaataacaaaaactagAATGGAAATAACAGAATATCATCACATCAGTAATACAAGCATACTATCACCACATCAAATCCGGATCGGAATCGGAATCCTTCTCCACATTCTGTTCTAGTTTCTCTTCATTTGGCTCTGCACTTATCTCCCCCCACTGGAAAAGGGTTGGACTCCGGCCAACCGTAATATGAGAAATAGCTTTCCCGGGTCGGGAAAGTGCGCTCCTCAGGGGCAGCAGAAAGGTTCCTGTACTGCTACTGCATGGCATCATGTAAGAAGATATGAGACCTTTGGTTGGCCTCAAACATGGCGGAGTAGTAATAATGAGCCACCAAGGGGTCAAAAGCAGATGGTGTGGTCGATGTGGATGGACCAGGTCGGGAAGTAGCGGTGGTATTCTGTCGGTCCTTCCCTAAGGGTTTCtcacagaacctctcaataaaaGCATCATTAACGGAGGTGTTAATCACCTGATGTCCTTCTCCTGAGCAATCCACCCATGCTTCTTTGTACAATCCCATGATCAGGCCAGGGAGAGGAAGCACACATTTGGCATTGATGCCATGCTGTGTATCACTCAAAGCTACTCGGCGCAACTCATTCGAGAGAATGAAAGCGACGTCCACTAAATGCTGGGACATGATAACTTTGATCAGAAATGCTACCTCCATAGGGATGGTAGTCACATGAGTCCGCGGTCTGATATTATATAGAATCACTGAGAGAATTCCCCTTGCTTTGAGGTTCAGATCTTTCCTGTTGTAGTGAGTCGGATTTCCTTGTCTGCTGAGTTCTGGCCCTCTACCTGATATGCAGATCTTTCTCGTGATCTCTTGTACGAGGTTGGCGCAATCACCCACATGCTGCCTATAATAACATTTCTCATTCTCCGCTAACTATAGAGGTTCACCTAAAAAATCATTAATCGAATCTCTATCAAAGAATACAGTTCTTCCCCTCACATATGACTGGTACATGTATGCTACCGTTTCATCTGTGGTTTTGATGGAATTTGCATTAAATTCCTTAACAATGTCATAATTGATGACCTTGTATGGTTCACACAGACGCTGCCAGTTTCTATACCAAATGTTAGCCCACATGTCACTGAACCTACTTTGTGCTCTTCCATCAAGCATAGTGATCATTTTTCAGCCAGAATGGTTCGGGGTCCTAAGTGCTTGAACCGTTCTTCCTGGGCTCTCCCCAAGAACCTATCCTCTTGACCTCTTTCGGCTTGAGCATGTGCTCTATTCGGGCAAGAACCTGTGGTCTTGGTGCGTCCTCTTTTTGCGGCATGCATCTGCAACATTCACAGCACACAGACATATGTAGAGATATTTGTTAGAATTATCATAAACCTcacaaaaaacaaaatcaaaatctgGGCCATCTACTACCCAGTCGTGGTGCGAGTGCGGTTTGTCGCGGCACGGCTGCGGCGTAGCCAAAGGGTTTTTGGCTCCCATGGCTCCTTATCTGCTTCAAAGTTTAATCTACTATTCCAATCCTTTTAATTACAGCCAGACACACAAGTCATCTACCCTAGGGTTCAACAATTTCTCATGAATTTTGCTCATGACATGAAATTCTCTAAAACCTAAATTCTCAGATCTATGTTCATGGCAGAGACAATGGATAGAGTGAGCAACAGAAATACATACCTTGATTCTATTTCAGATGGATAGAGCTGAAGATTTTGGGATTCAAGTACGTAACCCTGTGAGATTGCTCAGAGAAGTGGAaaagttttttgaaaacaaataatgGGGGGAAAGGAATGCAACTGTTTCTAAATAAAAGGGGTTTTTATTCGCCTGGCCGGGGCGCGGCTACTTACCTCTGCGCCGCGCCAAACCCTCTGGTTGGGATTCACGGCGTGCCCTATGGGACCGCGGCGCGGGAATGCgggatttttttttactttgataGATTTTGTTGCACTTCCCTCCATTGTTTGATTCAGCTTTTTCATATGCTCAATTATACTGACTTgatgatataataataataaaaaaaattaaaacataaaaacttactccgttgggttgcctcccaacaagcgctttgtttaacgtcgttaaAGCTCGATGGTCGGCCTCTTAGTCTTAAGTGCTTAACAGTGAGAGTGTGCACACTTCTCTGTCGAACTCTCCACCAAGATAATTCTTCAAccgttctccattaacggtccaacttTCCTTGGTTTTACTATCCTCAATGGTGATAGCACCATATGGTTTGACTTCCTTGATGATGAACGGTCCTAACCATTTTGACTTTAGCTTTCCTGGAAAGAGTCTTAGTCTTGAATTATACAGAAGCACTAGGTCGCCCACATTAAActcttttttcttgattttcttgttATGGTACCTTTTCATGTTTTCTTTGTACATCTTATTggactcatatgctaggtacctgaattcTTCAAGCTCGTGGAGTTGATTCCTCCTTTTCTTATAGGCTAGACTGTCATCCCTATTAAATACTCGTAGAGCCCATAATGCTTTGTGTTCTACCTCCATTTGAAAAGGAGATGCACCAGTTGCTGCTTTGTATGATGTCCTATATGCCCACAAGGCATCATCAATCCTTACCGACCAGTCTTTACGGGATTCTGAGACAGTCTTCTCTAGAATATTCTTGATTGCTCTGTTTGAGATCTCCGCTTGCCCGTTGGTTTGGGGGTGGTACGGTGATGCGatcttgtggttgatatgatactTATCCAGCACTTTAGCTACCTGCTCGTTAACAAAGTGAGATCCACCGTCGCTTATTATCACTTtaggcatgccaaaacgtgtgaatatgtttcGGTTTAAAAATTTTAGCACCGTTTTGGCATCCGCCTTTGGTGTGGCGATGACTTCTACCCACTTGGAGACATAATCCACTGCAACTAGAATATTTTCATTAGCAAAAGAAGGAAGAAAAGGTCCCATAAAAtcgatgccccaacaatcaaaactTCAGCTTCAATCATTgtttgaagtggcatctcatcttGTTTACTTATTCCCCCAATTCTTTGACATTTGTCACAATTCTTAGCATGGTGGTGAGCGTCTTTGAAAATAGTTGGCCAAAAAAATCCAAATTGGAGAACTTTTTTTGCCGTTCTCCAACCGTTGAAATGCCCACCACTTGGAGAATTATGACAGtgccacaagatttgttgggcttcttcttcagtaACACACCTTCTTAGTATGCCATCCTAACCTATCTTGAACAAAtatgggtcgtcccacacatagtactttgcatcggataacaactttttctttttgctCCAATCAAAGTCCTCCGGTACcataccggttgctttatgattAGCAAGATAGGCGAACCAAGGtcttatttgaatttgaaaaagttattcatccgggaattcatcatttatttcagcttcttggttggtgacatttacattgaccaagcaggataaatgatctgctaccacattttctgaacctTTTTTATCCCAGATTTCTAAGTCAAATTCTTGCAAAAGAAGAACCCATTGAATGAGTCTTTGTTTCGAATCCGGTTTAGTAAGCAGATATTTAATGGCCGCATGGTCCGTGTAAATCACCACCTTTGTTccaatgagataggatctgaATTTTTCAAGGGCATACACTATAGCTAGCAGCTCTTTTTTTGTGGTAGCATAATTGACTTGAGCGTCATTTAAAATTTTACTTGCATGGTGTATGACATGAAATATTTTTTCCTTTCCTTGGCCTAGTACCGCGCCTATGGTAtaatcgctagcatcacacataagttcaaaatggtttttccaaTCGGGTGCTACGATCACAGGTGCGGTAACTAGcctttcttttaattcattaaaagcttGGACACATGACTCATCAAAAGtaaaacacgtacctttgttGAGTAAGTTACTTAATGGTTTCGCAATCTTCGAAAAATCCTTTACGAACCTTCGATAGAATCCCCCATGACCCAAAAAGCTTCTTACTCCTTTGATGTTTATTGGAGGTGGATGTTTTGAGATTATGTCCACCTTGGCTTTGTCCACTTCAAGTCCTCTTGAAGATACCTTGTGTCCCAGCACAATGCCTTCAGttaccatgaaatggcacttctcccaatttaAAATTAGGTTGGTCTCAATACACCTTCCAAGTTCCACATCCAGATTGTCCAAACAAATGTCGAATGACTTTCCGAATATCGAAAAATCGTCCATGAATAATTCAATGCACTTTTCAATGAGGTCGGAGAAGATTGCTTGCATGCACCGTTGGAAGGTGGCTGGAGCATTACATCATCCAAATGGCATTCTCCTATATGCGAAAATTCCAAACGGACATGTGAAAGCTGTCTTCTCATGGTCTTCTAGGTTGACCACAATCTGATtgtatccggagtatccatcta
This genomic window from Vicia villosa cultivar HV-30 ecotype Madison, WI unplaced genomic scaffold, Vvil1.0 ctg.000992F_1_1, whole genome shotgun sequence contains:
- the LOC131632726 gene encoding uncharacterized protein LOC131632726: MGPFLPSFANENILVAVDYVSKWVEVIATPKADAKTVLKFLNRNIFTRFGMPKVIISDGGSHFVNEQVAKVLDKYHINHKIASPYHPQTNGQAEISNRAIKNILEKTVSESRKDWSVRIDDALWAYRTSYKAATGASPFQMEVEHKALWALRVFNRDDSLAYKKRRNQLHELEEFRYLAYESNKMYKENMKRYHNKKIKKKEFNVGDLVLLYNSRLRLFPGKLKSKWLGPFIIKEVKPYGAITIEDSKTKESWTVNGERLKNYLGGEFDREVCTLSLLST